The Triticum aestivum cultivar Chinese Spring chromosome 7B, IWGSC CS RefSeq v2.1, whole genome shotgun sequence genome window below encodes:
- the LOC123158391 gene encoding senescence-specific cysteine protease SAG39-like — MTIPPKPFLFAILGCLCFGSSVLAARQLSDDSSIAVSHENWMLQYGRVYKDDTEKARRLKVFKDNVWFIESFNTENHKYYLGVNQFADLTNKEFKMTKANKGYKASLERAPTGFRYENVSLDALPTTIDWRTKGAVTPIKNQGQCGCCWAFSAVAATEGIVKLKTGKLVSLSEQELVDCDVHGVDQGCEGGLTDDAFKFIISNGGLTGESSYPYTAEDGKCKSGSQDAATIKSYEDVPANNEGALMAAVANQPISVAVDGGDMTFQFYKGGVMTGSCGTELDHGIAAIGYGKTTDGTKYWLLKNSWGTTWGENGYLRMEKDISDKRGMCGLAMEPSYPTE, encoded by the exons ATGACCATCCCACCAAAGCCTTTTCTCTTTGCAATCCTCGGTTGCCTATGCTTCGGAAGTTCAGTCCTAGCAGCTCGCCAGCTCAGTGATGACTCGTCAATCGCGGTGAGCCACGAGAATTGGATGCTGCAATACGGCCGTGTGTACAAGGACGACACCGAGAAGGCTCGGCGGCTTAAGGTGTTCAAGGACAATGTCTGGTTCATCGAGTCTTTCAACACCGAGAACCATAAGTACTATTTGGGAGTCAATCAGTTCGCTGACCTCACCAACAAAGAGTTTAAAATGACAAAGGCTAACAAGGGATACAAAGCTAGCTTGGAGAGAGCTCCCACAGGATTCAGGTATGAGAACGTGAGCTTGGATGCACTTCCGACAACAATAGACTGGAGGACCAAGGGTGCGGTCACTCCCATCAAGAATCAGGGCCAATGTG GTTGTTGTTGGGCATTTTCCGCTGTTGCTGCAACCGAGGGCATCGTCAAGCTGAAAACTGGCAAGCTTGTATCTTTATCGGAACAGGAGTTGGTAGATTGTGATGTCCACGGCGTGGATCAGGGCTGTGAGGGCGGGCTCACGGATGATGCCTTCAAGTTTATCATTTCAAACGGTGGCTTGACTGGTGAGTCTAGCTATCCATATACCGCAGAAGATGGCAAGTGCAAGAGTGGATCGCAGGATGCCGCCACCATCAAGAGTTATGAAGATGTGCCAGCCAACAACGAGGGTGCCCTCATGGCGGCTGTCGCAAACCAACCTATTTCAGTAGCCGTCGATGGTGGTGACATGACATTCCAATTTTACAAAGGTGGAGTGATGACTGGTTCTTGCGGCACTGAGCTAGACCATGGCATTGCAGCTATTGGCTATGGAAAGACGACTGATGGCACAAAATATTGGTTGCTGAAGAATTCGTGGGGCACAACTTGGGGAGAAAATGGGTATTTAAGAATGGAGAAGGACATTTCTGACAAGAGAGGCATGTGTGGTCTTGCTATGGAGCCTTCCTACCCTACTGAGTAG